The proteins below come from a single Panicum hallii strain FIL2 chromosome 7, PHallii_v3.1, whole genome shotgun sequence genomic window:
- the LOC112899395 gene encoding 30S ribosomal protein S17, chloroplastic — MLLSSPLVSPALRVSPQLQQPGNGCRLRIEAAKQLTGRVVTTKADKTVGVEVVRLAPHPKYKRRERIKKKYQAHDPDNQFKVGDVVELRSSRPISKTKHFIAVPLPPRDTRRKSQLLPPLQAQQADGDDDQQQPQPPSTGL, encoded by the coding sequence ATGCTGCTGAGCTCCCCCTTGGTGTCCCCGGCGCTGCGGGTCTCACCGCAGCTGCAGCAGCCGGGGAATGGCTGTCGCCTCCGGATCGAGGCGGCGAAGCAGCTGACGGGGCGGGTGGTGACGACCAAGGCGGACAAGACGGTGGGCGTGGAGGTGGTGCGCCTGGCGCCGCACCCCAAGTACAAGCGCCGGGAGCGCATCAAGAAGAAGTACCAGGCGCACGACCCCGACAACCAGTTCAAGGTCGGCGACGTCGTCGAGCTCCGCAGCTCCCGCCCCATCTCCAAGACCAAGCACTTCATCGCCGTCCCGCTACCGCCCCGCGACACCCGCCGCAAGTCGCAGCTCCTCCCGCCGCTCCAGGCGCAGCAggccgacggcgacgacgaccaGCAGCAGCCGCAACCGCCCTCCACGGGCCTTTAA